The following coding sequences are from one Treponema bryantii window:
- a CDS encoding PP2C family protein-serine/threonine phosphatase: MKNLLKQLMPSNRQHSEYNAQKNYHMASLISLAIAIEGFILSIVSLIDSNFVIVLTTLAYALLMLATFIYTKLTKKLTFFYISASIMVICLTVWFLYSGGTEGFGIIWIAVIPLFTLYLIPYKCFLCINFVVLVLLMAGLWSPLGDTELVYAFNNAFKTRFPLLYLFEFIFSIFLKHRIFMTENELLEQKDILASENKMAALIQKSFFQQEMSSFKGWDIACSLIPLAGISGDLYDLYPKHVSLEKTDKKKTTKKKSEANEKEEIKGLGIFDSSGHGITTGIITMLAKNIFKQEFYESENKSIVDLVENINVRFNVEKGEVDTYMTGILLRMKEVDSKGNGHIEFVNAGHQSPIIYRKQNESFELINNSTLSVGAIGLSSIEPYYDSIELTMSKGDELILYTDGVINCCAPGGRRLGQQGFINILAANINKPADEQLNDVISGIASFKGMEPSKDDMTIMVLRYQS; encoded by the coding sequence ATGAAAAATCTGCTGAAGCAGCTGATGCCAAGTAACCGTCAGCATTCTGAATATAATGCACAAAAGAATTATCACATGGCCAGTTTAATTTCTCTGGCAATTGCAATTGAAGGATTTATTTTATCAATCGTTTCTTTAATTGATTCAAATTTTGTAATAGTTCTTACTACACTTGCTTATGCTCTTTTAATGCTTGCAACATTTATTTATACGAAGCTTACTAAAAAGCTTACCTTTTTTTATATTTCTGCTTCGATTATGGTAATCTGTCTTACTGTCTGGTTTTTATACTCGGGCGGAACAGAAGGTTTTGGAATTATCTGGATTGCAGTTATTCCTCTATTTACACTTTATTTAATTCCATATAAGTGCTTTTTGTGCATAAACTTTGTAGTACTTGTTTTACTGATGGCAGGACTCTGGTCTCCGCTTGGTGATACAGAATTAGTTTATGCTTTTAACAATGCATTCAAAACAAGATTTCCTCTGCTTTATCTTTTTGAGTTTATATTTTCTATCTTCCTTAAGCATAGAATATTTATGACTGAAAATGAATTGCTTGAACAAAAAGATATTCTTGCGTCTGAAAATAAAATGGCCGCTTTAATTCAAAAGTCATTTTTTCAGCAGGAAATGAGTTCTTTCAAAGGCTGGGATATTGCCTGTTCATTGATTCCACTGGCAGGAATTTCAGGTGATTTATATGATTTGTATCCGAAGCATGTTTCTTTAGAAAAGACTGATAAAAAGAAAACAACTAAAAAGAAATCTGAAGCTAATGAAAAAGAAGAAATAAAAGGACTTGGTATTTTTGATTCTTCTGGACATGGAATTACAACCGGAATCATCACAATGCTTGCAAAAAATATTTTCAAGCAGGAATTTTATGAGAGTGAAAATAAAAGTATTGTAGACCTGGTTGAAAATATCAATGTTCGTTTTAATGTTGAAAAGGGCGAAGTTGATACATATATGACCGGTATTCTTTTAAGAATGAAAGAAGTAGATTCAAAGGGTAATGGTCATATTGAATTTGTAAATGCAGGACATCAGTCTCCGATAATTTATAGAAAGCAAAATGAATCTTTTGAACTGATCAATAATTCTACGCTCTCTGTAGGAGCAATCGGTTTAAGTTCCATAGAGCCTTATTATGATTCAATTGAACTTACAATGTCTAAAGGTGATGAGCTGATTCTTTATACTGATGGTGTAATTAACTGCTGCGCACCAGGCGGAAGAAGACTTGGTCAGCAGGGCTTTATAAATATTCTTGCTGCGAATATCAATAAGCCGGCAGATGAACAGTTGAATGATGTAATTTCCGGAATTGCATCCTTTAAAGGTATGGAGCCTTCAAAGGATGATATGACAATCATGGTTCTCCGCTATCAGAGTTAG
- a CDS encoding HEAT repeat domain-containing protein, which translates to MKKLSIMAFFLMTFLCTPFIAAEDSDFKASKGGISEIPASKRPKPIDKEKAQNAAEKDETDKDYENKSNTIKYGVPSEISALIDELIKNDDPRFTEEIYDVFQVTKNTSIKQKVLNYFKQQEDPCLEDYAVEVLNDPYDEKNDLVKACFQYIAAVKTKEAIPAVLSLIESENDSYFNDAIAAIGEIGGPEEAMFLVEYLEREDLSDAQRQTLMRTCGKMHAVQTWDKVVEVAEDEDENLYVRMYAAESLGLMEKKESIPVLVQLFSENDPNLRQYVIKGLSHFPDVVEAQETILQGIRDEHWRVRQEAIKTVKENNMTDAVPYLIYRAKNDSEKIIKDESYSSLAAVNTKEANEFLVSQLVEKKVGDGTKKKIVEVLLKEGHTGEKEILALAEECLNDDRRKDLRYAIGKELAKYENSAYDEICLKYLGSKDSTTQSLGLDMYKTNKFSSAVPVMRNIYADKKVNSGVKNRIKKMLSIEDEELKNEKSAEAADAK; encoded by the coding sequence ATGAAAAAGCTCTCTATAATGGCATTCTTTTTGATGACATTCTTGTGTACACCTTTTATTGCAGCTGAAGATTCTGATTTTAAGGCTTCAAAAGGTGGTATTTCAGAAATTCCGGCGTCAAAACGCCCTAAGCCAATCGATAAAGAAAAGGCACAGAATGCAGCCGAAAAAGATGAAACCGATAAAGATTATGAGAATAAGTCAAATACAATAAAATATGGAGTTCCTTCGGAAATCTCTGCCTTAATAGACGAGCTTATTAAAAATGATGATCCTCGTTTTACAGAGGAAATCTATGACGTTTTTCAGGTAACAAAAAATACTTCTATTAAACAGAAGGTTCTTAATTATTTTAAGCAGCAGGAAGATCCATGTCTTGAAGACTACGCTGTCGAAGTTCTTAATGATCCTTATGATGAGAAAAATGATCTTGTAAAAGCCTGTTTCCAGTATATTGCTGCAGTAAAAACTAAAGAAGCAATTCCTGCAGTTCTCTCGCTCATTGAAAGTGAAAATGATTCGTACTTCAATGATGCAATTGCTGCAATCGGTGAAATCGGTGGTCCGGAAGAAGCAATGTTCCTTGTTGAATATCTGGAGCGTGAAGATCTCAGTGATGCTCAGCGTCAGACTCTTATGCGTACCTGTGGAAAAATGCATGCAGTACAGACCTGGGATAAGGTAGTAGAAGTTGCTGAAGATGAAGATGAAAATCTTTATGTTCGAATGTATGCAGCAGAATCTCTCGGTCTTATGGAAAAAAAGGAATCAATTCCTGTTCTGGTGCAGTTATTTTCAGAGAACGATCCGAATCTACGTCAGTATGTAATAAAGGGGCTTTCTCATTTTCCTGATGTAGTTGAAGCTCAGGAAACGATTCTTCAGGGAATCAGAGATGAGCACTGGCGTGTAAGACAGGAAGCAATCAAAACTGTTAAAGAAAATAATATGACTGATGCTGTTCCATATCTGATTTACAGGGCAAAGAATGACAGCGAGAAAATCATTAAGGATGAATCTTATTCCAGCCTTGCAGCAGTGAATACAAAAGAGGCAAATGAATTTCTTGTTTCTCAGCTTGTAGAAAAAAAAGTTGGTGATGGAACAAAAAAGAAGATTGTTGAAGTTCTGTTAAAAGAAGGTCACACCGGGGAAAAAGAAATTCTTGCACTTGCTGAAGAATGTCTCAATGATGATAGACGCAAGGATTTACGATATGCCATTGGAAAAGAACTTGCTAAATATGAAAACTCGGCTTATGATGAGATATGTTTGAAATATCTCGGTTCTAAGGATTCAACAACCCAGAGCCTTGGCCTTGATATGTATAAAACAAATAAATTTTCATCTGCAGTTCCTGTGATGAGAAATATCTATGCAGATAAGAAAGTAAATTCCGGAGTAAAAAACCGTATTAAGAAAATGCTTTCGATTGAGGATGAAGAGTTAAAAAATGAAAAATCTGCTGAAGCAGCTGATGCCAAGTAA
- the tgt gene encoding tRNA guanosine(34) transglycosylase Tgt translates to MNEVLKIFDIKHKASGSRARTGTIHLPHGDVRTPVFMPVGTNATVKAMPKDFLEEIDFDIILANTYHLFLRPGPDLIKEAGGLHGFSQWKKNFLTDSGGFQVFSLSKLRKITDEGVRFQSHIDGSYHMFTPENVVQTQTKFNSDIQMQLDVCSGWGVDRKEAEKALRITSDWLLRAKGEWEKQREAGYEGILFPIVQGNFFEDLRQKSAEFVSSLDMPGIAIGGLSVGEPPAEFTKYLNYTVQYLPEDKPKYVMGIGTPEYILDAVQAGIDMFDCVLPTRNARNGSYFTRRGMLSIKQERWIHDFGPVDPECNCKVCRTYSRSYLRHLFKEQEILSSILASYHNLYFLNNMLKEIRVAIDEDRFEQYRTDFLEKFHQGV, encoded by the coding sequence ATGAATGAAGTTTTAAAGATTTTTGATATAAAGCATAAGGCTAGTGGAAGCCGTGCAAGAACAGGAACAATTCATCTTCCACATGGAGATGTAAGAACTCCAGTTTTTATGCCGGTTGGAACTAACGCAACTGTAAAGGCAATGCCAAAAGATTTTCTTGAAGAAATTGATTTTGATATTATCCTTGCAAATACCTATCATCTTTTTTTGCGTCCAGGACCGGATTTAATTAAAGAGGCCGGTGGTCTTCACGGGTTTTCTCAGTGGAAGAAAAACTTCCTTACAGATTCCGGCGGCTTTCAGGTTTTCTCTTTAAGCAAACTTCGAAAAATTACAGATGAAGGTGTACGCTTTCAGAGTCATATTGACGGCAGTTACCACATGTTCACCCCGGAAAATGTAGTTCAGACTCAGACAAAGTTTAATTCTGATATTCAGATGCAGTTAGATGTTTGTTCCGGCTGGGGTGTTGATCGCAAGGAAGCAGAAAAAGCACTTCGTATTACAAGTGACTGGCTGCTTCGTGCAAAAGGTGAGTGGGAAAAACAGCGTGAAGCCGGTTACGAAGGAATTCTTTTCCCTATTGTACAGGGAAACTTTTTTGAAGACCTTCGACAGAAGAGTGCGGAATTCGTAAGCTCACTTGATATGCCGGGAATTGCCATTGGCGGTTTGAGTGTAGGTGAGCCTCCTGCAGAGTTTACTAAATACTTGAATTATACAGTACAGTATCTTCCGGAAGATAAGCCAAAGTATGTAATGGGTATTGGTACTCCGGAATATATTCTTGATGCGGTTCAGGCTGGAATTGATATGTTTGACTGTGTCCTTCCAACCCGAAATGCCAGAAACGGTTCATATTTTACCCGTCGTGGAATGCTCAGTATAAAACAGGAAAGATGGATTCATGATTTTGGACCGGTAGATCCTGAATGTAACTGTAAAGTTTGCCGCACTTATTCCCGAAGTTATTTAAGACACCTTTTTAAGGAACAGGAAATACTCAGCAGTATACTTGCGTCTTATCATAATCTGTATTTCTTAAATAACATGCTTAAAGAAATTCGTGTAGCAATAGATGAAGACCGCTTTGAGCAGTATAGGACAGACTTTCTTGAGAAATTTCATCAGGGGGTATAA
- a CDS encoding LptF/LptG family permease, translated as MKLIIYLLKKVLPLFFGAMFFFALVLNLVDLFMNIATYLQNNCSAKDIGLVMAYYVPKTIWYAVPVAILFSTSYALSEMYASNEIQALLASGVSLFRFTLPLLIISLLMAYGLFVFENKFVVQTYEKKTTLQATLLQKTKNENNSNVIVLSDNGKIIYSAARYTEKAKRLRNCYFIFRGDNKELLAIISSKQAFWNSEHNRWDLEEPEQYEMVDDTLKMTKVKSEYTDQLTESYEIFRKTNVDVQSVSASDAKIYIEHLKKAGLPYNEELSEYYKKYAFPFIVFIVVFLSIGLTGKTRKNVLLISLASCIGASVLFYVTMMVTMVLAKHGYISAFSGAWSPVIFFTIISVVLLRYART; from the coding sequence ATGAAGCTTATAATTTATCTTTTGAAAAAGGTTCTTCCTCTTTTTTTTGGTGCTATGTTTTTCTTTGCGCTGGTACTGAATCTGGTTGATCTTTTTATGAATATTGCAACTTATCTTCAGAATAACTGTTCTGCAAAAGATATCGGGCTGGTTATGGCTTATTATGTCCCAAAAACTATATGGTATGCAGTTCCAGTTGCCATTCTGTTTTCAACTTCTTATGCGCTGAGTGAAATGTATGCATCTAATGAGATTCAGGCTCTTCTTGCTTCTGGAGTTTCTCTTTTCCGTTTTACACTTCCGCTTTTGATTATAAGTCTGCTTATGGCTTATGGTCTTTTTGTTTTTGAAAACAAATTTGTTGTACAGACTTATGAAAAGAAAACAACCTTGCAGGCCACTCTGCTGCAGAAAACTAAAAATGAAAATAACAGCAATGTAATTGTTCTTTCTGATAATGGAAAAATAATTTATTCTGCTGCGCGCTATACAGAAAAAGCTAAAAGACTTCGTAACTGTTATTTCATTTTCAGAGGCGATAATAAAGAACTTCTTGCAATTATCAGCAGTAAACAGGCATTCTGGAATTCTGAGCATAACCGCTGGGATCTGGAAGAGCCTGAACAATATGAGATGGTTGATGATACTTTGAAAATGACTAAGGTGAAATCTGAATATACAGACCAGCTTACAGAATCATACGAAATCTTCCGTAAAACAAATGTGGATGTTCAGTCTGTATCTGCTTCTGATGCTAAGATTTATATTGAACATTTGAAAAAGGCTGGACTTCCGTATAATGAGGAACTTTCAGAATATTACAAAAAATATGCTTTTCCTTTTATTGTGTTTATTGTAGTTTTTCTTTCAATCGGACTTACTGGTAAAACCCGTAAAAATGTTCTTCTTATAAGTCTTGCTTCTTGTATTGGTGCATCTGTACTTTTTTATGTTACAATGATGGTAACAATGGTTCTTGCCAAACATGGTTATATTTCGGCTTTTTCTGGAGCCTGGTCTCCAGTTATTTTCTTTACTATAATAAGTGTGGTGCTTTTAAGATACGCCCGAACATAA
- a CDS encoding LptF/LptG family permease — protein MTTRDLIQKIKRNHTLRLIHMYYDKFQVRVLKRGTLKNHILIKYLFKDLFLYFLVSFFFFFMVFFVNQILLVVEELLAKSAPIADVMRIMVYSLPFIIAQSAPFATLVGFLMSLGGMMTSNEILIFRAAGFSFFRIFVPVALLGICISIGSFFVNDYLLPLGQIKYNQLMRKIVNSTPSIELESNSVKHLDTANIVIGNVDGNKVSDVVIIDSKNDEDRLIVAGESVLVGAKEEGVLMQFDMNDSTILTLKADNKKNYDILHSKRTVMNVFDSTFLGTWAQSPREMTTYDLTKRLNQMKSQASQDESLIRKINLWGMEWHKKFAIPFGSIFFALLAFSMAFLFGKNNGQMIGLFLGIVICVLYWAVQIVGQLLVTKVGLNAFWCIWTPNILIGLFGLIFLTRLIKK, from the coding sequence ATGACAACCAGAGATTTGATTCAGAAAATAAAGAGAAATCATACTCTCAGACTTATTCATATGTATTATGATAAGTTTCAGGTTCGTGTACTTAAGCGCGGAACTCTTAAAAATCATATTCTCATAAAATATCTTTTTAAGGATCTTTTCCTTTATTTTCTTGTTTCATTCTTTTTCTTTTTTATGGTTTTCTTTGTAAATCAGATTCTTCTTGTTGTAGAGGAACTGCTTGCTAAATCTGCACCTATTGCAGATGTAATGCGCATTATGGTTTACAGTCTTCCATTTATCATTGCTCAGTCGGCACCGTTTGCAACGCTCGTAGGTTTTCTTATGAGTCTTGGCGGCATGATGACCAGTAATGAAATTTTAATTTTCCGTGCTGCTGGTTTTTCATTTTTCAGAATCTTTGTGCCTGTAGCTTTGCTGGGGATTTGTATTTCTATCGGTTCTTTCTTTGTGAACGACTATCTGCTTCCTCTCGGCCAGATAAAATACAATCAGCTTATGCGAAAGATAGTAAATTCTACTCCTTCTATTGAGCTTGAATCAAACAGTGTAAAGCATCTTGATACGGCAAATATTGTAATTGGAAATGTAGATGGAAATAAGGTTTCTGATGTAGTTATCATTGATTCAAAAAATGATGAAGACCGTCTGATTGTAGCAGGTGAATCAGTTCTTGTTGGTGCAAAAGAAGAAGGTGTTTTGATGCAGTTTGATATGAATGATTCAACTATCCTGACTCTTAAGGCTGATAATAAAAAGAATTATGATATTCTTCATTCAAAGCGAACTGTTATGAATGTTTTTGATTCAACCTTCCTTGGAACCTGGGCTCAGTCTCCACGCGAGATGACAACCTATGATCTTACAAAACGGCTTAATCAGATGAAATCTCAGGCTTCTCAGGATGAATCTCTGATTCGTAAAATAAATCTGTGGGGAATGGAATGGCATAAGAAATTTGCAATTCCATTCGGTTCTATCTTCTTTGCTTTGCTGGCTTTTTCGATGGCATTTCTGTTTGGAAAAAATAACGGTCAGATGATAGGACTTTTTCTCGGAATTGTAATCTGCGTTTTATACTGGGCCGTTCAGATTGTCGGACAGCTGCTTGTAACTAAAGTAGGGCTGAATGCGTTCTGGTGTATATGGACTCCGAATATTCTTATCGGATTATTCGGATTGATTTTCCTGACTCGTCTGATTAAAAAATAA
- the dut gene encoding dUTP diphosphatase yields the protein METINIKCVASKGAVIPEYKTAGAAGADLCALLNESLTIPAGKFAMVPTGLFFEIPEGYEVQVRPRSGLAAKNGVTVLNTPGTIDSDYRGEIKVILINLGDADFTINSGDRIAQMIVAPVTQATFSITDSLSETERGVGGFGSTGISK from the coding sequence ATGGAAACTATCAATATAAAATGTGTGGCATCTAAGGGTGCTGTAATTCCTGAATATAAAACTGCGGGTGCGGCAGGTGCAGACCTCTGTGCCCTGCTTAATGAATCTCTCACAATTCCAGCCGGCAAGTTCGCAATGGTGCCGACAGGACTTTTCTTTGAGATTCCTGAAGGATATGAGGTTCAGGTACGACCTCGTTCAGGACTTGCGGCAAAGAACGGTGTAACAGTTCTCAATACACCCGGCACAATAGACAGTGACTACCGTGGCGAAATCAAAGTAATCCTCATAAATCTTGGTGATGCAGATTTTACAATCAATTCAGGTGACCGCATTGCACAGATGATAGTAGCTCCTGTAACTCAGGCAACCTTTTCTATTACAGACAGCTTAAGTGAAACTGAACGTGGGGTCGGTGGCTTCGGTTCAACAGGTATTTCAAAGTAA
- a CDS encoding DUF4349 domain-containing protein — MRKILLFVLFSVIFVSCSKSSKKYESALFADMEEASFQENDSYVQTSARAKSVYIDAGNYEKPEINDEPVIERKLIKTGNIELNVNSLEESDKNIEAWTKRFGGYISSSNMYESGGRYTVKIPQENFDEAMNSVAGFGKVRNRSVKVKDVTEQFYDLQGRLETKKILQEKYNQYLKKADNMKDLLEVERELNNVISEIESMEGQMKRLSHEISYSTIEIYLTAISTERGIDYYIETIKWKEVFSNIINFFIKLFVIIIYVIVFGIPLVAIAAVLYWLLFGKIGFLKKLFARLRGKK; from the coding sequence ATGAGAAAAATTTTATTATTCGTTTTATTTTCTGTAATTTTTGTTTCATGCTCAAAATCATCTAAAAAATATGAGTCTGCTCTTTTTGCAGATATGGAAGAAGCCTCTTTTCAAGAAAACGATAGTTATGTTCAGACTTCAGCTCGTGCAAAAAGTGTTTATATTGATGCTGGAAATTACGAAAAGCCAGAAATAAATGATGAACCTGTAATTGAACGTAAGCTTATTAAAACCGGAAACATTGAACTTAATGTAAATTCACTTGAAGAATCAGATAAAAATATTGAAGCCTGGACAAAACGTTTCGGCGGATATATTTCAAGTTCAAATATGTATGAAAGTGGTGGAAGATATACTGTAAAAATTCCACAGGAAAATTTTGATGAGGCAATGAATTCAGTTGCCGGGTTTGGAAAGGTTAGAAATCGTTCTGTTAAAGTAAAAGATGTTACAGAGCAGTTTTATGATTTACAGGGACGTCTTGAAACAAAGAAAATCCTTCAGGAAAAGTATAATCAGTATCTGAAAAAAGCAGATAATATGAAGGATTTGCTTGAAGTTGAAAGAGAACTTAATAATGTAATTTCTGAAATTGAATCTATGGAAGGGCAGATGAAACGCCTTTCACACGAAATATCATATTCAACAATTGAGATTTATCTTACTGCGATTTCTACAGAACGCGGAATTGATTACTATATTGAAACTATTAAATGGAAAGAAGTCTTTTCAAATATTATAAACTTCTTTATTAAGTTATTTGTAATTATTATTTATGTAATAGTATTCGGTATTCCTTTAGTCGCAATTGCTGCGGTTTTGTACTGGCTGCTTTTTGGAAAAATCGGATTCTTGAAAAAACTGTTTGCACGTTTAAGAGGAAAAAAATAA
- a CDS encoding tetratricopeptide repeat protein yields the protein MKKKLISLIMVAAIILPMFAATAVFQRKKPAKLDLTFANSIAFYPVITYAPKKGETFDKEQNDLGKKFISALSDYGTKDGKFVILNGKSDIAIQVSFKSFDVKDSGVTIESKDSAGNTVTVKDEWTRQISALMEVMVLKTEDNSVLVTEEYKFFGVNSNPTPKAMLMSPEKIVEDQISSFAYQISEIIFDTPYNQAVTILDTKSKDKAIKEKMKSAKKMLSGKNLDYAAAEEIYKEIYESTDDIAAGYNYAIMLQVRKDFDNAEALIKKFAEQDPKNKAFKRALEDIEKDRAETEIFKSRNQ from the coding sequence ATGAAAAAGAAATTGATTAGTTTGATTATGGTTGCAGCTATAATTTTACCTATGTTCGCTGCAACTGCTGTATTTCAAAGAAAAAAGCCTGCAAAATTAGATTTGACTTTTGCAAATTCTATTGCCTTTTACCCAGTTATTACTTATGCACCAAAGAAAGGTGAAACATTTGATAAAGAGCAGAACGATTTGGGAAAAAAGTTTATTTCTGCTTTGTCAGATTATGGAACAAAAGATGGAAAATTTGTAATTCTTAACGGAAAGTCTGATATTGCAATTCAGGTTTCTTTCAAGAGTTTTGATGTAAAAGATTCTGGTGTTACAATTGAATCTAAAGATAGTGCAGGAAATACTGTTACTGTTAAAGATGAATGGACTCGTCAGATTTCAGCTTTAATGGAAGTAATGGTTTTAAAGACAGAAGATAATTCTGTTCTTGTAACAGAAGAATATAAGTTTTTCGGTGTAAATTCAAATCCTACTCCAAAAGCAATGCTTATGTCTCCTGAAAAGATTGTTGAGGATCAGATTTCAAGTTTTGCATATCAGATATCAGAAATCATTTTTGATACACCCTATAATCAGGCTGTAACAATTCTTGATACAAAATCAAAAGATAAGGCTATTAAAGAAAAAATGAAGTCTGCAAAGAAAATGCTTAGTGGAAAAAATCTTGATTATGCTGCTGCAGAAGAAATCTATAAAGAGATTTATGAATCTACAGATGATATTGCTGCCGGTTATAATTATGCTATTATGCTTCAGGTTAGAAAGGATTTTGATAATGCAGAAGCTCTTATAAAGAAGTTTGCTGAGCAGGATCCAAAAAATAAGGCTTTCAAAAGAGCTCTTGAAGATATTGAAAAGGACAGAGCTGAAACAGAAATCTTTAAGTCAAGAAATCAATAA
- the pnp gene encoding polyribonucleotide nucleotidyltransferase, translated as MSVERVTYRLGDADLILETGKIGKQANGCVYAQWGGAAIIATICASSSVTEGQDFVPVTVEYNEKFYAAGKIPGGFVKREGRPKDKEILVSRLIDRPMRPLFEPSFGHELQIVPTCVSCDGVHTQDILAVIAASAATCISDIPFHGPVAACRVGYLNGEYIINPTFEQIEKGELEIVVAGTKDGFTMVEGGANEVSEELMLGALERAQKFITDMCLLQEELVKKAGKEKLPLNPLDVTLDNAEAIEAEATPLLKEACFKDSKISRGKAIAQVQRDLAAKYAEQLSDPIQAKLFCTLMDDIQYKLLRKSILDEGVRVDGRKVDEIRPITCEVNVLPTPHGSALFTRGETQSLAVCTLGTAMDEQSYDDIDGDRSEHFILHYNFPPYSVGETGKLTTGRREIGHGNLARRSLAAMVPSREEFPYTIRVVSEIMESNGSSSQASTCGGTLCMLAAGVPMKKMVAGIAMGLITEPEGDNPYGRYKILSDILGEEDHLGDMDFKVAGTKDGITGFQMDIKIAGVTTEIMKKAMEQARQGRLHILSIMEKCIDKPAPLAKNAPQILTMKIPVDKIGALIGPGGKNVKALCSQYDVTINTDDDGTVTIYSKNGLNAEAAKKAVKGITEDPEVGTIYQGTVKRIMDFGAFVEILPGKEGLCHISKLSKQRVNKVTDVLTEGQVIPVKLLEVDKQGRLNLSYIDALDA; from the coding sequence ATGTCAGTAGAAAGAGTAACTTACCGACTTGGAGATGCCGATCTCATCTTGGAAACAGGAAAAATCGGTAAGCAGGCTAATGGTTGTGTTTACGCTCAGTGGGGCGGAGCCGCTATTATTGCAACAATTTGTGCTTCATCTTCTGTTACAGAAGGTCAGGATTTCGTTCCTGTTACTGTTGAGTACAATGAAAAATTCTATGCTGCCGGAAAAATCCCTGGTGGCTTTGTAAAACGCGAAGGACGTCCTAAGGACAAGGAGATTCTCGTATCTCGTCTTATCGACCGCCCAATGCGCCCACTTTTTGAACCGTCTTTTGGTCACGAACTTCAGATTGTTCCAACTTGTGTTTCTTGCGACGGTGTTCATACTCAGGATATTCTTGCTGTTATTGCCGCTTCAGCTGCTACTTGTATTTCTGATATTCCATTCCACGGACCAGTTGCTGCTTGTCGTGTTGGATACTTGAACGGCGAATACATTATCAACCCAACTTTCGAACAGATTGAAAAGGGTGAACTTGAAATCGTTGTTGCCGGAACTAAAGACGGCTTTACAATGGTAGAAGGTGGTGCTAACGAAGTTTCTGAAGAGCTTATGCTTGGTGCTTTGGAGCGCGCTCAGAAGTTCATTACTGATATGTGTCTCTTGCAGGAAGAACTTGTTAAGAAGGCTGGTAAGGAAAAGCTTCCTTTGAACCCTCTTGATGTAACTTTGGACAATGCAGAAGCAATCGAAGCTGAAGCAACTCCACTTTTGAAAGAAGCCTGCTTCAAAGACAGCAAGATTAGCCGTGGTAAGGCAATTGCTCAGGTTCAGAGAGACCTCGCTGCAAAATATGCTGAACAGCTTTCTGACCCAATCCAGGCCAAGCTTTTCTGTACTTTGATGGATGACATCCAGTACAAGCTGCTCCGCAAGTCTATTCTTGACGAAGGTGTTCGTGTTGACGGCCGTAAGGTTGATGAAATCCGTCCAATCACCTGTGAAGTAAACGTATTGCCAACTCCACACGGAAGCGCACTTTTCACTCGTGGTGAAACTCAGTCTCTTGCTGTATGTACTTTGGGTACTGCAATGGACGAACAGTCTTATGACGATATCGATGGAGACCGCTCAGAGCACTTCATCCTTCACTATAACTTCCCACCATACTCAGTTGGTGAAACAGGTAAGCTCACAACAGGTCGTCGTGAAATTGGTCACGGAAACCTCGCTCGCCGCTCACTCGCTGCTATGGTTCCAAGCCGTGAAGAGTTCCCATACACAATCCGCGTAGTATCTGAAATCATGGAATCTAACGGTTCTTCATCTCAGGCTTCTACTTGTGGTGGTACACTCTGTATGCTCGCTGCCGGTGTTCCAATGAAGAAGATGGTAGCAGGTATTGCTATGGGGCTTATCACAGAACCAGAGGGAGACAATCCTTATGGCCGCTATAAGATTTTGAGCGATATCCTTGGTGAAGAAGACCACCTTGGTGATATGGACTTTAAGGTAGCCGGAACAAAAGACGGTATTACCGGTTTCCAGATGGATATTAAGATTGCCGGTGTAACAACTGAAATCATGAAGAAGGCTATGGAACAGGCTCGCCAGGGTCGTCTCCACATCCTCTCAATCATGGAGAAGTGCATTGACAAGCCGGCTCCACTTGCTAAGAATGCTCCACAGATTCTAACAATGAAGATTCCTGTAGACAAGATTGGCGCTCTCATTGGACCTGGCGGAAAGAATGTTAAGGCTCTCTGCTCTCAGTATGATGTAACAATCAACACTGATGATGACGGAACTGTAACAATCTACTCTAAGAACGGCTTGAATGCTGAGGCTGCTAAGAAGGCTGTTAAGGGCATTACAGAAGATCCAGAGGTTGGAACAATCTATCAGGGAACTGTAAAGCGCATTATGGACTTTGGCGCCTTTGTAGAAATCCTTCCTGGAAAAGAAGGTCTCTGCCACATTTCTAAGCTTTCAAAACAGCGCGTAAACAAGGTAACTGACGTTCTTACAGAAGGTCAGGTAATCCCAGTTAAGCTGCTCGAAGTAGACAAGCAGGGAAGATTGAACCTTAGTTACATTGATGCTCTGGATGCCTAG